The Staphylococcus saprophyticus subsp. saprophyticus ATCC 15305 = NCTC 7292 genome contains the following window.
AATTAACTGACTCTGCTACAGCTGGCTATTCATATCAATTTGATATTGACGATGTAGTTATGATTAATCATCATCATTTTAAAATGAATGAAACGAAAGATACAGAAGTATCATTGGTAGATTTATTGGACGGCTTGAATGCCATTAACTATGTGAATAATGCGGAATTCCCAAAATTTAAACAACCGAAAGCACATGATTACGATTTGACTGATGAGCCGTTAACACAAGAAACGTATTTCAAAATGATGCAAGATTTTATTAGAGAAGAAGATGTTATATTAGCTGAACAAGGTACATCATTCTTTGGTGCGTATGATTTAGCATTGAAACATAACAATAAATTTATTGGACAACCACTTTGGGGTTCTATTGGTTACACATTACCAGCTACTTTAGGCACACAAATGGCAGATACAAGTCGTAGAAACTTATTGTTGATTGGAGATGGCTCACTACAGCTTACGGTTCAGGAAATATCAACAATGATTAGAGAGAAGATTAAACCTATTATTTTTGTGATTAATAATGATGGTTACACAGTAGAACGTAAAATCCATGGTGAAAATGCTATGTATAACGATATTAAGATGTGGGATTATAAATTATTACCTACCGTATTTGGTGGAAAAGATGAAGTTCAAGTACATGATGTGAATACGAGTGAAGCATTTCAAAAAGTACTACTTCAAATAGAAGCGCAACCAGACACAATGCACTTCATTGAAGTTAAGATGGGTGTTCATGACGCGCCACATAAATTAAATGCAATTGGCCAAGCTTTCGCAAAACAAAATGGTTAATATCGTTGCAATGATGCAAGATTACAGTCATTAAAATATATTAGATAATTAGCAGTATAATTAATAAAGATAAGAGCGACACAAATCCGAAGGTAAAATTTGGGTTTGTGTCGTTCTTTATTTTACGTTATATATAAATAAATTTTAAAGAATAACGATATATCGTTGACATATTTCGATATATCGAAATAAAGAAAGGTGATTTATATGTTTAGCAGACATTTTCATAATACAAAGAGAAAACGTGAAGGATTTGAATTCGGTTTTAGTAGAGGTCAAGAAAGATTTGGAGGTCCTCAAGGTAGAGAAAGATTTTTTAAAAATTGCCCAAATCATTAAACAGAAAAATAATGATTTAGCCGCCCAAAAGTTAGAACATAGTATCCAAGTTATTGAAGTATTAGAACAAGCATTGGATAGTGCAAACATCAAAGTAGGACCATCGCAAAAGTAGAACGCATGAAGCGTGTAAAGATGATTTTCTTCAAATGATGAGCAGTCATTACTGCTATAAAAAAGAGTGAGAACCTTCATCTAGTTAGTTGATTAGATGAAGATTCTCACTTTTTCATTTTAATCTATTTGAATGTGTTTTCTGACTTCATTTTGAATGTCATTATATACATTAGTGAAAGACTGTCCAGAGTGAAGTGCTGCATTTTTAACATCTTCAAATTCAGGTTTTGCTTTTATAATTTTATTATCTTTCATTGCTAGTTTGACCAAAATGGCGCCATATGTTGTATGGATGGTTTGGAATTGACGATGCAAAATTTTGCGATTAACAGCGTAACTGCGCACACCGAGAGATGTAGTGTGTTTAAGAATAAAATCTTCGAATTCCTTTGCTTGTGTGACGCTACTTATTACTGTTAATTGAGTCGCAGGCCGACTTTTCTTCATCGTAATAGGTGTGTAAAATGCGTCTAATGCGCCTTCATTTATCACTTGCTCTATAAAGTAACCAAGTGTTTCTGGCGTCATATCATCAATTTGACATTCTAATACTTGTACTTGATTTGGGGTCGTTTCTGTCGCTGTATATTGTATAGCACGTATAACATTTGGAAACTCAAAGTCTTTTGTACCACAACCGTAACCAATATTTGACATTGATACAGCAGACAAAGGACCGATATGTGTTGCTAAAGCCTTAATAAATGCCGCACCAGTGGGTGTTGTCAGTTCACTTTGAACATCAAATGTTGCAAGTGGGATATCCTTAAGTATTTCAGCGGTTGCTGGCGCTGGAATGGGATATATACCATGTGCAATTTTAATCTTGCCATTTCCAGTAGGTACGGGTGACGATTTTATTTCATCAATACCCAAATCTTCTAATGCAAGACAACTACCTATAATATCTATAATGGAATCCATCGCACCAACTTCATGAAAATGGACATCTTCTATTTTCATGCCATGAATTTTTGCTTCAGCTTGTGCAATAACATCAAATATCAGCATGCTACGTTCTTTGACTCTGTTGGGTAAAGTGCTCTCGTTAATCATGTTGAAAATGTCTGACGCTTTTCTATGATGATGTGCTTCTTCAAAGTCAATTGTTAGACCCATCGCTTGTATGCCTTGTTTATTTTTTTTAGCAAAGTTTAAACTAAATTGATCTAAAGGTAGTGATAATAAGTGTTGATGCACATAATCTACATCTGCACCTAAATCTACCAAAGAGGATAATAACATGTCACCCGCGATACCCGCATGACAATCTAAATAAAGACCATTTGTCATAATTTACCACTCCAATTTTAATGACTCTCAATCATATTAATAATCATAGCAGCATTGTAACCACCACCAAAACCATTATCAATATTAAGCACACTTGTACCTGGTGCACATGAATTAACCATAGATAATAAAGTTGTTACACCTTGTAGATTGGCTCCATAACCGATACTCGTGGGTACAGCGTAAACCGGATGATCAACTAATCCAGCAACAACGCTTGAAAGGGCGCCTTCCATTCCAGCAACAACTACTGAAACTTTACTTTGTCGAATAGATTCAATATGTGCAAATAATCGATGAATACCTGAAACACCTACATCATAAAAACGTTGAACTTGAATCCCCATGACTTCAGCGGTGA
Protein-coding sequences here:
- the larC gene encoding nickel pincer cofactor biosynthesis protein LarC, whose amino-acid sequence is MTNGLYLDCHAGIAGDMLLSSLVDLGADVDYVHQHLLSLPLDQFSLNFAKKNKQGIQAMGLTIDFEEAHHHRKASDIFNMINESTLPNRVKERSMLIFDVIAQAEAKIHGMKIEDVHFHEVGAMDSIIDIIGSCLALEDLGIDEIKSSPVPTGNGKIKIAHGIYPIPAPATAEILKDIPLATFDVQSELTTPTGAAFIKALATHIGPLSAVSMSNIGYGCGTKDFEFPNVIRAIQYTATETTPNQVQVLECQIDDMTPETLGYFIEQVINEGALDAFYTPITMKKSRPATQLTVISSVTQAKEFEDFILKHTTSLGVRSYAVNRKILHRQFQTIHTTYGAILVKLAMKDNKIIKAKPEFEDVKNAALHSGQSFTNVYNDIQNEVRKHIQID